A portion of the Carya illinoinensis cultivar Pawnee chromosome 11, C.illinoinensisPawnee_v1, whole genome shotgun sequence genome contains these proteins:
- the LOC122281346 gene encoding uncharacterized protein LOC122281346, with amino-acid sequence MTLSRCNPYFHSHSVGLSAQPVISSMKTQRHVFLRFSKGDDYHKAFAQETRDINGSPYCAFKWSTNFIKDKEPSLVPVFLPGLPANFYHESYLQNLALLIGTYLKGDKSMRCATRTDGARFCVEMDAASKPIDGFWIGIPRAPSSHYQPVIYETLPAYCCLCKMQGYNSSMCKKAKKNPRIGKEEGVRNLKMNTVLETHNEGVQKGDLLLIEEIEEGDLEQGNAKAFEIVQVNLPGGDDQAEKDCPWAKADSPVLLQDELASAMPLTLDEHQAA; translated from the exons ATGACCCTCTCTAGATGTAATCCATACTTTCATTCACACTCGGTGGGGCTTAGTGCCCAACCTGTTATTTCGAGCATGAAAACTCAGCGCCATGTATTTCTAAGATTTTCTAAAGGAGATGATTACCATAAAGCCTTTGCTCAAGAGACCCGTGACATCAATGGTAGTCCTTATTGTGCCTTCAAATGGTCGACTAATTTTATAAAGGATAAGGAACCATCTTTGGTTCCGGTGTTTTTACCTGGTTTACCTGCCAATTTCTATCACGAATCTTACCTCCAGAATCTTGCCTTGTTGATTGGAACTTATTTAAAAGGTGATAAGAGTATGAGATGTGCCACTCGAACAGATGGTGCAAGATTTTGTGTTGAGATGGATGCAGCATCAAAACCGATTGATGGGTTTTGGATTGGTATTCCTCGGGCCCCTTCAAGTCATTATCAGCCTGTGATTTACGAGACTCTTCCCGCATACTGTTGTTTGTGCAAGATGCAGGGGTATAACTCTAGTATGTGTAAAAAGGCAAAGAAAAATCCTAGAATTGGGAAA GAAGAGGGGGTACGGAATCTAAAGATGAACACTGTGCTAGAGACACATAAT GAAGGTGTGCAAAAGGGTGACCTGCTTCTTAtagaagaaatagaagaagGGGATTTAGAGCAGGGAAATGCAAAGGCCTTCGAGATTGTTCAAGTCAACCTGCCTGGTGGGGATGATCAAGCTGAAAAGGACTGTCCATGGGCTAAGGCTGATTCCCCTGTTTTGCTGCAGGATGAGCTTGCATCTGCCATGCCATTAACTTTGGATGAGCATCAGGCTGCTTAG